One Helianthus annuus cultivar XRQ/B chromosome 7, HanXRQr2.0-SUNRISE, whole genome shotgun sequence genomic region harbors:
- the LOC110867043 gene encoding uncharacterized protein LOC110867043: MPMWCHLFIQTLTGAARAWFDSLPPGKIESWVDFRTQFVNHFSQQRRYQRDTAEVMDIWRQENEGLEDFITRFNKECLEIGDVNEQLMRAHFKKAICCDSLIRTITGKDGMPKQWDKLMEAAKIVAQTEKSLAGNKRSYTEDRFSKGSSRDNNKRNKNKGHDWKSGRSRGYDERPRYREDARETIDRIGYRKAVRDDNREKHWTPCNIPIFILEL, encoded by the coding sequence atgcctatgtggtgccacctgttcatCCAAACTCTCACGGGAgctgctcgcgcctggttcgacagcctCCCGCCAGGAAAGATTGAATCATGGGTCGATTTCAGAACACAGTTTGTGAATCATTTCAGTCAGCAAAGACGTTACCAGCGCGACACAGCTGAAGTCATGGACATTTGGCGCCAAGAGAACGAAGGTTTAGAAGATTTCATCACTCGCTTTAACAAAGAGTGCTTAGAAATTGGTGACGTAAACGAACAACTCATGCGCGCTCATTTCAAGAAAGCTATTTGTTGTGATAGCCTCATCAGGACTATCACAGGAAAGGATGGAATGCCCAAACAGTGGGATAAGCTCATGGAAGCTGCCAAAATAGTTGCGCAAACTGAAAAGTCATTGGCCGGCAACAAGAGATCTTATACTGAGGATCGATTTTCCAAGGGGAGTTCGCGCGACAACAACAAGCGCAATAAGAACAAAGGTCACGATTGGAAATCCGGAAGATCAAGGGGTTACGATGAAAGGCCGCGCTATAGAGAAGACGCGCGAGAAACAATCGACAGAATTGGTTATCGAAAGGCAGTCAGGGATGATAACCGAGAAAAGCACTGGACTCcgtgt